The stretch of DNA CGGGCGACAAGTTGGCGGTGTTGGGCTTCCGGAATGCCGACGGTGAAAACATTGCCACCAGTGTGATCAATCTCACCACCCTTCTGGGCAAATGGGCAAGCATCGACAAGCAATTTGAGATCATGGAAGACGGAACGGTCAACTCTGCCATCAAAGAAGAAACACATCCGTGGACGTCGTGGAGAGTGTTCAACGGTAGACTGGTGCTCAACAAAGACACCTTTGAGGTGAATACGTTGGGGGCCGACTCGCTCTATCTCGAGAACGCGCACGGTATTTTCACCTTTAAACGACAAAAATAGAAAGGCCTTGGAACCCTTCAGAGTGCACATCTTAGGCTGCGGAAGTGCCCTGCCCACCCTCCGCCACAATGCCACCTCGCAGGTGGTAGAGGTGCGGGGGAAACTTTTTATGGTCGACTGTGGCGAGGGCACACAAGTGCAGTTGCGCCGTTCGCACATCCGCTTCACCAGGCTCCGGGCCATCTTTATCTCGCATCTGCACGGCGACCACTGCTTCGGACTCATCGGCATGATCTCCACCTTCGGACTATTAGGTCGAACGGCTCCGCTACAGATCTATGCGCCAGTCGATCTTCAACCTATCCTGCAACAACAGATCGACTTCTTCTGCACAGGACTCGAATTCGACATCGATTTTCATCCCGTAGATACGACCCAACGAAACATCATCTACGAAGACAAGAGCCTCACCGTAGAAACCCTCCCCTTAGAGCATCGCATTGCCTGCTGTGGATTCCTTTTCAAAGAAAAACCGCTACTGCCGCACATCCGTCGCGACATGATCGATTTCTACGGAATTTCACTGAGTCAGATCAACAACATCAAACAAGGAGCCGATGGGGTGGGGCGCGACGGACTCCCCATCCCCAACGCGCGACTCGTGCAACCTGCCACTCCGGCTCGTTCTTACGCCTATTGCAGCGACACACGCTATATGCCGCAGCTACATCAAGAGGTGAAAGGCGCAAATCTGCTCTATCATGAAGCCACATACGGTAGCGAGAGCGAGGGTAGGGCGCGGATGTACTACCACAGTACGGCAGCCCAAGCGGCTCAGGTGGCGGCGGCAGCGAAAGTGGGGCAATTGATGTTGGGACATTACAGTGCACGTTACGATAACGAAAAAGTGCTACTCAACGAGGCGAAAACCATTTTTCCCAACACCATCCTGGCACAGGAAGGACTCGTCATCAACGTATAGTCTCTCATTGAATCTGCCCCCGAATGGGCTTTCGTAGGGGTACGAAGACCCGTTTCTCCCATTTTCGAGCTTTCGTAGGGGTACGAAGACCTATTCTTCCCATTTTCGAACTTTCGTAGGGGTACGAAGACCTGTTCTTCCCATTTTCGAGCTTTCGTAGGGGTACGAAGACCTGTTCCTCCCATTTTCGAGCTTTCGTAGGGGTACGAAGACCTGTTCCTCTCATTTTCGAGCTTTCGTAGGGGTACGAAGCAGAAATCCCGAATCAACCACTTGTGCTTCACAAGTTTTTATAAGAGTCGGGCCTCGTTTTCCACCAAAAAGCCTTATATTTGCAAGCAAATTGCAAAACAAAGCCTACGTATGACAAAAGTTTTACTCACCCTATCCCTTCTCGCAACCATACTAATGGGCAATCCCATTGAAACAAGGGCGAATAACGCGATCGAGCTCATCGACAACGATTTTCAGAGTATCGTCATCACCGTCACCGAGTCCACCCTCCACGTTTCGGGAGCCGCAGGACAGATGCTGGCCATCTACGACGTGGCAGGCATTCGGGTAGTCTATCTCAAGGTGGAGAGTTCGGACAAACGCTTCGAACTCAATCTCCCCAAGGGGTGCTACATCGTGAAAGTGGGAAAAGTGGTGCGCAAGATCGCAATCAGGTAAGTTTTCTGATTTGAAAATAGGCAAATACACCTTTCTTGTTGTCCTCTGGGCGGTGGCGATTGTTTCCTGCCACGAGGAAAAGACCTCATCTAACAAGAATTATTCTTCGGCCGACTATCAAGAGTTAGACTCCTCGGCCTTCAGACTCAATTCCCATCGCATCCGAGCCAACATCGTGCGACTGGCACGGGCAGACAACGATTCGTTGCAGCCCGACAGTCGCACACGTCGTTATTATCGTGGCGGCGGGAATTTTCTGTGGATCGACCGACAGGGAGTAGATGCACGTGCCGACAGTTTGCTGGCCCATCTCCATGAAGTAGAAGCATTGGGCTTCAGTCGGCGGAAATTTAGGGTAGAGGAGATAGAAGCTGATCTGCGTCGGGTGCGCACGCTCAAGGTCGACACCGGTAGCAACGCACTCAACCTGGTGATGGCGCGACTGGAATACAATCTCACCAAGGCCTTTCTGCGGTATGTCTCGGGACAGCGATTCGGGTTTGTCAATCCCGCCTGGGTGTTCAATCGGCTTGACGTGCACGAGGGCGACTCGACCGGGAAATCCTACCGTGCCCTTTTCGACGTCGCCATGGAACACGCCACCAAAAATTTCTATTGGGCTGCGCTGCGCAAGATTTATAACGATTCGGTGGCCATCTTCCTGCACGAGGTTCAGCCGAAGAGTCCGCTTTATCAAACATTTTTAGCCAGACTTAAACGACAGAGCCTCTCGCCCTCCGAGAGAATAAAAACACTCTGCAATCTGGAGCGCAGCAGGTGGCGACTGGCAGACATCCCGCAAAACCATGATCAATACATCTGGGTGAACATCCCCTCCTTCCATCTCGACGCCGTGCGGGGCGACAGCGTGCTCACCATGCGCATGGCTTGCGGGAATGTCGCCACGAAGACGCCATTGCTCACCAGTCGAATTATGCGGATGGACATCAATCCGCAATGGGTTGTCCCGCGGAGCATCATCCGCAAGGAGATGGTGCGCCACGTGGCCGATCCGGCCTATTTCGAATCCCACCGCTATGTTGTGCGCGAAAGGAGGAGTGGTCGACCCGTCGATCTGAACCGCCTCACGACAGCCCTCCTGCTCAGTCCCGATCACTGCGTCGTGCAGTCTGGCGGCGAAGGCAATGCACTGGGCCGAATCATCTTCCGATTCGCCAACAACTTTTCCATCTTCATTCACGACACATCGTCGAAAGAAGCCTTCGCCCGCGACAACCGCGGCGTTTCGCACGGTTGCATCCGCGTTGAGCAACCGTTCGACTTGGCCGTATTCATGCTCGCCGACAAAGATGAGAGACTCATCGAGAAAATCAAATATTCGATGGAGGTGAATCTTTATCCTCCCCCATCGGATGCCCAGAGCACGGAATGGAAGAAGCCCGACAGGTCGAAACTGATGAACAGTCTGCGAGTGAATCCAGAGATTCCCGTCTTCATCGCCTATTACACGCTCTATCCCGACAAGCGGGGCGCGATGCGGTCTTACCCCGATGTTTACGGCTACGACCAGGTGCTGTATGGCTGGCTCAAGAATTATATCGAATGAGAGATGCACCGGAAGACACCCCCCACCAACCATCGCATGCTATTGGGGAGATGATCTCCCACACATCGGGAAGTCATCTCCCACACATCGAGAAGTCACCTCCTGCACACCAGGAAGTCATCTCCTGCATACCAGGAAGTCATCTCCTGCATACCAGGAAGTGATCTCCGGCAAGTAAAGCAATCCATCCTCTCCACAAATTTGACCATAAAAAATCCCGATGCTGTTGGCATCGGGATTTTTTTGCCATCTTTTCTTCGTACCTTTGCCGCCACTTATGACCATCATTCTTACCATCCTTTCGTATTTCAGCCTTCTGCTGCTCGTGAGTCGATTCACCTCGCGCCGCGCCACGAATGCCACATTTTTCCGTGCCGACAACCGGTCGCCGTGGTATATGGTGGCCTTCGGCATGGTGGGAGCCTCCATCTCGGGTGTCACCTTCGTGTCGGTGCCGGGCATGGTGAACGTTATCGGCATGACCTATCTACAAACCTGCATCGGTTTTATTGCGGGGTATTTCTTAGTGGCATTTCTACTTCTACCCGTCTACTATCGGTTGCGGCTCACCACGATTTATTCCTATCTGAACCATCGACTGGGTTCATCGGCCTATCGCACGGGAGCCTCCTTCTTCCTGCTCTCGAAGATGACGGGGGCGGCTGTTCGATTCTACGTCGTTTGTATGATTCTGCAACGTTTCGTGCTTGATGCCCTCGGTGTTCCGTTCGCCCTGACGGTGGTGGCGATGGTGACGCTGATCTGGCTTTACACCCGTCGTGGTGGCATCAACACGTTGGTATGGACGGATTCTTTCCAGACATTTTGCATGTTTGCGGCTCTGATTCTCATCCTCTACCAGGTGGTGGAGGCTTTGGGGATGACGATGGGCCAGGCGGCAGAGGCGGTGATGAGAGATGAGCGCAGCCGCGTGTTTGTGTTCGGCGACTGGCTTTCGACGCAGAACTTTTGGAAACAATTTCTCAGTGGAGCCTTCATCGTGGTGGTCATGACGGGGCTCGACCAGGATATGATGCAGAAGAATCTTACGTGCAAAACGCTGCGCGAGGCGCAGAAAGATATGTGCTGCTATGGATTTGCTTTTGTTCCGGCCAATCTGCTATTTCTCTCGCTGGGCGTACTACTCTCGATGCTTGCCACGCAGCGGGGGATCGCTCTGCCGGCATCGGGCGACGAACTCTTGCCGATGTTTGCAGCCAGCGGTTCGCTGGGCGGACTGGTGTTGGTGCTCTTCACCATCGGTATCGTAGCGGCCTCGTTCAGCAGTGCCGACTCGTCGCTCACAGCGCTCACCACCACTTTTTGCGTCGACCTCTGTGGGCGCGCCGACGACGAGTCTTTTCGCAAACGCGTGCACCTGGCGATGGCCCTGGCATTCGTGGCGTTCATTCTGCTATTTCGGGTGGTGAACTCCACCTCGGTGATCGATGCCATTTACATTCTCTGCTCCTATACCTATGGACCGCTGCTCGGACTGTTTGCCTTTGCACTTTTCACACGTCGCCAGGCAAACGGCGTGTGGGTACCGGCGGTGACGATTGCCGCTCCGCTGCTCTGCTTCGGTCTCGACAGTATGACGCAACGCCTTGCAGACTATCGATTCGGCTACGAACTGCTGTTGCTCAACGGTCTGCTCACCTTTGGCGGATTGCTGCTCGCCAGTCGTCGAGGTTCCCGGTAGATGCATCTCCCTTATTCAAGCCAAAGGGTGAAAAGACCATGCATGTCTTTTCACCCTTTGGCTTGAATAAGAATCTACGAGTTCTTAGAAGAAGGTCAGCGAATAGAGATAGACCACGGCGGCGGGGATGGCCATGAGCGAGGAGTCGAACCGGTCGAGCATACCGCCGTGTCCGGGCAGAATCCGACCGCTGTCTTTGATGCCGAGTGTGCGTTTGAAGAGCGATTCCACCAAGTCGCCCCAGGTGCCGAAGACCACCACGACCAGTCCCAATCCCACCCACTCGGGGATGGAGAGCCCCGAGAGGTGCTCGCCCTGCGTCTCTATATATCCGATGAGCGCGGCCACGAGTAGCACCAGGATTCCGCCGCCGATGCTTCCCTCCCAACTCTTGGCCGGCGAGATGCGGGGGAAGAGTTTGTGCCGCCCCAGGAGCGACCCGCTGCAATAGGCACCCGTGTCGTTTGTCCACAGGAAAATAAAGACACTCAGCGGCAGAAGATAATGAAAGTGGGTGATGCCGTCGGGGCTCTGTCGGAAAGCTAAAACGTTGATCATCGAGAGGGGGAGAGCGATGTACATTTGCGCCAGCATGGTATAGGCCCAGTTGACGACGGGGTGGTGGGCCTTGGTGTAGAGTTCGCTGATGAAGAGATAAACCACCGTCAGGAGATAGGGCACAAAAACGGCGTTGGTCTGCACCCATCCGCTGTTGACGCCGGCGATGGCAAGGAAGAAATAGGTTCCGGCCACGGTGGTGATGAAGGGGTTGATGCTGATGCCAGACTGTGCGTTGACCAGCGTGGAGAATTCCCACAGACTCAGCGCGGTGATGAGCGTGAAGAGCAGAATCATGGTCTGCGGGCGCAGGAAACTTGTGATCATCACGGCCAAAAAGAGAATGCCGGTGATGGTTCGCACCATCAGATTTTGTTTTTTCTCGTTGTTCATAATCCTTCGTTTGGGGTCGTCGTTATTTTTCTTGATGAAAAGATGTCGCTGAACAGTTCAGTAGCATCATTTTGGGCTCCGCGGCCGTTCTGAACAGCTCAGTAGCATCATTTTGGCCTCCGCGGCCGTTTTGAACAGTTCGGTAGCACCATTTTGGTCTCCGCGGCCGTTCTGAACAGTTCAGTAGCACCATTTTGGGCTCCGCGGCCGTTCTGAACAGTTCAGTAGCACCATTTTGGTCTCCGCGGCCGTTTTGAACAGTTCAGTAGCCTCATTTTGGCCTCCGCGGCGTTACTGTAGGGTACAGTAGCCTCATTTTGGCCTCCGCGACGTCATCGTAGGGTACAATCACGTCATTTTGGTCTCTGATGGCGGTTTTGTAGGGTACAGTGGCCTCATTTTGGCCTCCGCGACGTTATTGTAGGGTACAGTAGCACCATTTTTGTCTCCGTGATGGTTTTGTAGGGTACAGTAGCACCATTTCGGTCTCCGCGACGTTACTGTAGGGTACAGTAACCCGTCATAATCCGAGACTGCGGCGATGTTCTTCCTCGGCAGCGCGCACTTCTTCGGGCATATCCTCAAGACGGGGCGTATTGTCTTCGATAATCTCCTCGGAACGGCTCACCCAGGGACGTTTGCCAAAGATGGCTTCCACGTCTTCGGCGAAAATCACCTCACGCGAGATTAGTAGGTCGGCCAGGCGATTGTGCCCGTAACTGTTCTCCCGAAGAATCTGTTTGGCACGGGCGTATTGCTCGTTGACCATCTTCATCACCTCGTCGTCGATCACCTTTGCCGTCGTTTCCGAGTAGGGCTTTTGGAACTGGTATTCCTGGTTGTTGTAATAGCTGATGTTGGGCAGACTGTCGCTCATGCCGGCGTAGGCAAT from Prevotella sp. oral taxon 475 encodes:
- a CDS encoding ribonuclease Z, coding for MEPFRVHILGCGSALPTLRHNATSQVVEVRGKLFMVDCGEGTQVQLRRSHIRFTRLRAIFISHLHGDHCFGLIGMISTFGLLGRTAPLQIYAPVDLQPILQQQIDFFCTGLEFDIDFHPVDTTQRNIIYEDKSLTVETLPLEHRIACCGFLFKEKPLLPHIRRDMIDFYGISLSQINNIKQGADGVGRDGLPIPNARLVQPATPARSYAYCSDTRYMPQLHQEVKGANLLYHEATYGSESEGRARMYYHSTAAQAAQVAAAAKVGQLMLGHYSARYDNEKVLLNEAKTIFPNTILAQEGLVINV
- a CDS encoding T9SS type A sorting domain-containing protein, translating into MTKVLLTLSLLATILMGNPIETRANNAIELIDNDFQSIVITVTESTLHVSGAAGQMLAIYDVAGIRVVYLKVESSDKRFELNLPKGCYIVKVGKVVRKIAIR
- a CDS encoding L,D-transpeptidase family protein, yielding MKIGKYTFLVVLWAVAIVSCHEEKTSSNKNYSSADYQELDSSAFRLNSHRIRANIVRLARADNDSLQPDSRTRRYYRGGGNFLWIDRQGVDARADSLLAHLHEVEALGFSRRKFRVEEIEADLRRVRTLKVDTGSNALNLVMARLEYNLTKAFLRYVSGQRFGFVNPAWVFNRLDVHEGDSTGKSYRALFDVAMEHATKNFYWAALRKIYNDSVAIFLHEVQPKSPLYQTFLARLKRQSLSPSERIKTLCNLERSRWRLADIPQNHDQYIWVNIPSFHLDAVRGDSVLTMRMACGNVATKTPLLTSRIMRMDINPQWVVPRSIIRKEMVRHVADPAYFESHRYVVRERRSGRPVDLNRLTTALLLSPDHCVVQSGGEGNALGRIIFRFANNFSIFIHDTSSKEAFARDNRGVSHGCIRVEQPFDLAVFMLADKDERLIEKIKYSMEVNLYPPPSDAQSTEWKKPDRSKLMNSLRVNPEIPVFIAYYTLYPDKRGAMRSYPDVYGYDQVLYGWLKNYIE
- a CDS encoding sodium:solute symporter; the encoded protein is MTIILTILSYFSLLLLVSRFTSRRATNATFFRADNRSPWYMVAFGMVGASISGVTFVSVPGMVNVIGMTYLQTCIGFIAGYFLVAFLLLPVYYRLRLTTIYSYLNHRLGSSAYRTGASFFLLSKMTGAAVRFYVVCMILQRFVLDALGVPFALTVVAMVTLIWLYTRRGGINTLVWTDSFQTFCMFAALILILYQVVEALGMTMGQAAEAVMRDERSRVFVFGDWLSTQNFWKQFLSGAFIVVVMTGLDQDMMQKNLTCKTLREAQKDMCCYGFAFVPANLLFLSLGVLLSMLATQRGIALPASGDELLPMFAASGSLGGLVLVLFTIGIVAASFSSADSSLTALTTTFCVDLCGRADDESFRKRVHLAMALAFVAFILLFRVVNSTSVIDAIYILCSYTYGPLLGLFAFALFTRRQANGVWVPAVTIAAPLLCFGLDSMTQRLADYRFGYELLLLNGLLTFGGLLLASRRGSR
- a CDS encoding phosphatidate cytidylyltransferase, with the protein product MNNEKKQNLMVRTITGILFLAVMITSFLRPQTMILLFTLITALSLWEFSTLVNAQSGISINPFITTVAGTYFFLAIAGVNSGWVQTNAVFVPYLLTVVYLFISELYTKAHHPVVNWAYTMLAQMYIALPLSMINVLAFRQSPDGITHFHYLLPLSVFIFLWTNDTGAYCSGSLLGRHKLFPRISPAKSWEGSIGGGILVLLVAALIGYIETQGEHLSGLSIPEWVGLGLVVVVFGTWGDLVESLFKRTLGIKDSGRILPGHGGMLDRFDSSLMAIPAAVVYLYSLTFF